The Pseudomonas viciae genomic interval TGCCCAGGATGCCCAGGGCGATGGCCAGAACGGCCAGGGGCGGCACAGTGTTGCCGATGTTGAACACTTGCATGAAGCGTTCGGCGCGCCCGACCAGGCTGGGGCGGCTTAAGGCGATACCCGCCGGGATGCCCACGAGCAGGGCCGCCAGCATGGACGCCAGGACAAGCATCAGGTGCGCTTGCAGGTAAAACAGCAGGTCGTCGCGGTAATGTTGGATCGTATCGATGCCGATCCAGTGGACCAACAGGGCCAGGAGAGCGACGACGACCGCCCCCCCGATAAGCCCTTTGCCATAGCGGATAGCCACAGGCGGACTCCTTTGTCTTTCAGTCGGCGCACGCTTTCCCGGGCGGCGAACCATCACTGGTTGCCGGGAAAACGTTCGCGAGAAGCAGCTCTTTGAATGCCGGTAAAACGGCAGCCAAATCGAGCCATGAGCGCAGCCTCGTCAGGCTAACTTGCTGATTTTTCAGACCCTGACGAATAGCCGTAACAGGGGGGTGGACGCCTCCACGCGGCAAAAGGTTCCCATGCCAGGGAAGATCTGGCCACCCTGGATGTGCTCAACGGTTCGGTTCCTGGCGCAAGTTGAGCTATAATCGCCGCCCTTTTTTGAATCACCTGCCAGGCGATTTCCCATGACCAAACAGGCCGCCGAAGTCGCGAAACGCCGCACTTTCGCCATTATTTCCCACCCCGATGCCGGTAAGACCACCATCACCGAGAAGCTCTTGCTGATGGGCAAGGCGATTGCGGTCGCCGGCACGGTGAAATCTCGCAAGTCCGACCGCCATGCCACCTCCGACTGGATGGAAATGGAAAAACAACGGGGTATTTCCATTACCACGTCGGTCATGCAGTTCCCGTATCGCGATCACATGATCAACCTGCTCGACACCCCGGGCCACGAAGACTTCTCCGAAGACACCTACCGCACCCTGACGGCGGTGGACTCGGCGCTGATGGTTCTCGACGGCGGTAAAGGCGTCGAACCACGGACCATCGCGCTGATGGACGTCTGCCGTCTGCGGGACACGCCGATTGTCAGCTTCATCAACAAACTCGACCGCGACATTCGCGACCCGATCGAACTGCTCGACGAGATTGAAGCGGTCCTGAAGATCAAGGCGGCGCCGATCACCTGGCCGATCGGTTGCTACCGCGACTTCAAGGGCGTGTACCACCTGGCCGACGACTACATCATCGTCTACACCGCCGGTCACGGGCATGAGCGCACCGACGTCAAAATCATCGAGAAGCTCGACTCCGACGAGGCCCGCGCACACCTGGGCGACGAGTACGACCGTTTCGTCGAACAACTGGAACTGGTGCAGGGCGCCTGCCATGAGTTCAACCAGCAGGAATTCCTCGACGGCCAACTGACTCCGGTGTTCTTCGGTACCGCCCTGGGCAACTTCGGTGTCGACCATGTGCTCGATGCCGTGGTCGATTGGGCCCCGCGCCCGCTGGCCCGCGTCGCCAATGAGCGCACCGTGGAGCCGGTGGAAGAGAAGTTCGCAGGCTTCGTGTTCAAGATCCAGGCGAACATGGACCCCAAGCACCGCGACCGCATCGCCTTCATGCGCATCTGCTCGGGCAAATACGAAAAAGGCATGAAGATGCGCCACGTGCGCACCGGCAAGGACGTGCGCATCGGCGACGCCCTGACCTTCTTCTCCTCGGAGCGCGAGCAACTGGAAGAGGCCTTCGCTGGCGACATCATCGGTTTGCATAACCACGGCACCATCCAGATCGGCGACACCTTTACCGAAGGCGAGACCCTGAGCTTCACCGGCATCCCGCACTTCGCCCCAGAACTGTTCCGCCGCGTGCGCCTGAAAGACCCGCTCAAGTCCAAGCAACTGCGCCAGGGCCTCCAGCAACTGGCCGAAGAAGGCGCCACCCAGGTGTTCTTCCCGGAACGCAGCAACGACATCATCCTCGGCGCCGTCGGTGTGCTGCAGTTCGACGTGGTCGCCAGCCGCTTGAAAGAGGAATACAAGGTCGAGTGCTCCTACGAGCCGATCACCGTGTACTCCGCGCGTTGGGTGGAATGTGGCGACAAGAAGAAACTCGAGGAGTTTTCCAACAAGGCCGTGGAAAACCTCGCGTTGGACGGCGGCGGTCACCTGACCTACCTGGCCCCGACCCGGGTCAACCTGGCGCTGATGGAAGAGCGCTGGCCGGATGTGAAATTCCGCGCGACCCGTGAGCATCACTAAACATGTGTTAAAACCGAAAATCCCGCGGCGAAAGCCGCGGTTTTTTTTGGTGGGCGAAAAAGTCATTTCAATCCCCCCAATCATCCGGCAACAGGAAGCATGTTGCCCTTCTTGCTATCGGGCACTTCTGGCATGGGTGGCGATGCATGTTATGGGTATCAGAACTGCGATGGATTTCCTGCAGAACCTAACAGTTCTGTTAGTGGTTGAAGGTGGATAACTAGGCTATATATCCGGTCAAGTTTCAATGTTGCGGTGAGCGACATGTCTTCAAAAGAACAAGGTGTTCAGGTTGTCTATAGCTATGACCCGCTTGACCGGCACACACACACCAAACACTCAGACGGTACGCGCGTCCAGATATTTTACTGCGGCGATCGTGTCGCTACTGAACTAGCGGGCGATACTGTACGTACGGTATTTGAAGCCGAAAGCGCTGTCCTCGCCCAACAGACCACGAACGAGGGCGGCCAGGAAACCACGTTGATCGCCCACGATGACAAACGCTCGACCCTTCTCAGCCTGAGGGCGAACGAGGCAGAGCCTGAAACCACGGCATATACCGCGTTCGGCCACAGCCCTGTCGACAAATCCTCGCAGCGGGTGTTGGGCTTTAATGGGGAGCGTCCCGATAAAAACAGTGGTTTCTATTTGTTGGGCAATGGTTACCGCGCTTTTAATACGGTGCTGATGCGCTTTAATAGCCCGGACAACCGAAGCCCGTTTGGCGAGGGGGGTATTAATGCCTATGCGTATTGTGCGGGCGACCCGGTTAATAGAACGGATCCGTTTGGGCACTCCTGGATGTCGCCCTTCAAGGGTATAGCAAATATGTTTTGGCGGAAGGGTCCAGAGAAGTGGACAGTTGGTCAATATGCCATAGTGACGGACAGCGAAACCAAAATCAAACTTCATACAAGATTGCATCCTGACGATCCCTTTACATTAACGGGGGTCTATCGCAAAAAAGGCGGTAATGTTACGAAGGAAAAAATTTTTGAAAAGGCGCAGGGACATAACAAAAAGGTGATTGCTCGGGATAATTTTAAACGAGAAAAAATACAGGTCGCAAGGCGGCTCAATGAACTAAGAGCGGAAGAGGCCTATGCTCTCCGACAAGCAGTAAACGAAGCCATGTCGGTTAGTCCGGAAGTTAAGGTGCTTGAGAGTGCGTTAGAGAATGCTGAAGATCTTCTTTCGAAAGCCGAAAAAAAATATAAAAGGGTTGGAGGTAGGCACAATCATGACAACCCCCATAGCGGCCTTGTAACGGACTTGAGATGGGATGTTAGAAATATAGAGAGCAAGATTAGTAAGATTAGAGGGGCAATTCAAGATCAGTATGTTGCGAATATCGGCCTACCATAGCGCAGGCAGGCACTCTGTTGTCGTAAGGGATGGTCAAAACCCTGTGAGAGCGAGCTTGCTCGCGATAGCGGTGTGTAAACCGGAGACCTCGCGGCGAAAGCCGCGTTTTTTTGGGGGTGTGAAAAAGTCATTTCAATCCCCCCAATCATCCGGCAACAGGAAGCATGCTGCCCTTCTTGCCATTGGGCACTTCTGGCATGGGTGGCGATGCATGTTATGAGTATCAGAGCTTCAGTGGATTTCGTACAGAACTTAACAGTTCAGCTAGTGGCTGAAGGTGGATAACTAGGCTATATATCCGCTCAAGTCTCAATGTTGCGGTGAGCGACATGTCTTCAAAACAAAAACTCAGACGGTACGCGCGTCCAGATATTTTACTGCGGCGATCGTGTCGCTACTGAACTAGCGGGCGATACTGTACGTACGGTATTTGAAGCCGAAAGCGCTGTCCTCGCCCAACAGACCACGATTTTTGAGATCAGGAAAATAGTTATAGCCAGTCTTCCTCGAAGTTAAAGCATCAGGCTGATTGTGTGCCCTAGTGCTCTTTTACGTAACTCCAGTATTTGGGGTTCTGAAATAATCGAATAATTTCTGGCTGTGAGTCGTCAGCATGTTTAAAAAGCGCAGTTCTAAATGTTATCCACACGCTTCATGTTCCGCCCTCCAGGCGGCTGTATTGCACGCGAATCTTTACTGTACGCGCCAACTAAATAAGGGCGCCTGCTCGCGATGTCGTAGGGCTGCCGAGCTGGCGGCCTTGTAGTCGAGGTGTCTACCAGTGCCGGCCAGCCCTTTCGGTTTGGGGCGAGTTGCTAGCGTGGATCGGCGATATCCAGTGCCCGATTCGCCAACAGCTCGCTCAACTCAATCACTTGCTGGATACCCAGAGCAACATGTCGACGAGAACCTTCAAGATCGAACGCCAAGTCGCTGATCATGGCGTTGGCCGAGGCCAGGTTTTCGCTGAGGTTGGCGAGCAGGCTTTCGCTGTCGATGCCCTCCACGACAGTGAAGAACTGACCTGCTGATGGAGCTTTCTTGGCTTTGGCCTGTTCCGGCTTCAAGTAATAATCGAGCGCCCGCTCAGTGGCTTCGTGGAATTTCTCTGGATCGAGGCTTGAGTAGGAAG includes:
- a CDS encoding DUF6124 family protein; translated protein: MFKATPNPPESDPTSSYSSLDPEKFHEATERALDYYLKPEQAKAKKAPSAGQFFTVVEGIDSESLLANLSENLASANAMISDLAFDLEGSRRHVALGIQQVIELSELLANRALDIADPR
- a CDS encoding peptide chain release factor 3, translating into MTKQAAEVAKRRTFAIISHPDAGKTTITEKLLLMGKAIAVAGTVKSRKSDRHATSDWMEMEKQRGISITTSVMQFPYRDHMINLLDTPGHEDFSEDTYRTLTAVDSALMVLDGGKGVEPRTIALMDVCRLRDTPIVSFINKLDRDIRDPIELLDEIEAVLKIKAAPITWPIGCYRDFKGVYHLADDYIIVYTAGHGHERTDVKIIEKLDSDEARAHLGDEYDRFVEQLELVQGACHEFNQQEFLDGQLTPVFFGTALGNFGVDHVLDAVVDWAPRPLARVANERTVEPVEEKFAGFVFKIQANMDPKHRDRIAFMRICSGKYEKGMKMRHVRTGKDVRIGDALTFFSSEREQLEEAFAGDIIGLHNHGTIQIGDTFTEGETLSFTGIPHFAPELFRRVRLKDPLKSKQLRQGLQQLAEEGATQVFFPERSNDIILGAVGVLQFDVVASRLKEEYKVECSYEPITVYSARWVECGDKKKLEEFSNKAVENLALDGGGHLTYLAPTRVNLALMEERWPDVKFRATREHH
- a CDS encoding RHS repeat-associated core domain-containing protein; this encodes MSSKEQGVQVVYSYDPLDRHTHTKHSDGTRVQIFYCGDRVATELAGDTVRTVFEAESAVLAQQTTNEGGQETTLIAHDDKRSTLLSLRANEAEPETTAYTAFGHSPVDKSSQRVLGFNGERPDKNSGFYLLGNGYRAFNTVLMRFNSPDNRSPFGEGGINAYAYCAGDPVNRTDPFGHSWMSPFKGIANMFWRKGPEKWTVGQYAIVTDSETKIKLHTRLHPDDPFTLTGVYRKKGGNVTKEKIFEKAQGHNKKVIARDNFKREKIQVARRLNELRAEEAYALRQAVNEAMSVSPEVKVLESALENAEDLLSKAEKKYKRVGGRHNHDNPHSGLVTDLRWDVRNIESKISKIRGAIQDQYVANIGLP